A stretch of Gemmatimonadaceae bacterium DNA encodes these proteins:
- a CDS encoding nucleotidyltransferase domain-containing protein has product MSLLTNILTRLRAHEVELRERGVVHVAVFGSVVRAENRADSDVDLFVDLTPDVADNFFAYAGIAADLEEIVGRDVDVARRDRLRPHVRPSAEAEAVYAF; this is encoded by the coding sequence CGAGACTCCGCGCCCACGAGGTCGAACTTCGAGAGCGGGGCGTTGTCCACGTCGCGGTGTTCGGTTCGGTGGTGCGAGCGGAGAACCGAGCCGATAGCGATGTGGACCTGTTCGTGGACCTCACGCCGGATGTCGCCGACAACTTCTTCGCGTACGCGGGAATAGCGGCCGACCTCGAAGAGATCGTGGGACGAGACGTCGATGTTGCGCGACGCGACCGCCTGCGGCCTCACGTGCGTCCGAGCGCAGAGGCGGAAGCGGTGTATGCCTTCTGA
- a CDS encoding proton-conducting transporter membrane subunit produces MILFFAGLGMLVAAVVTALVVRGDAMRDRVFATFVVAGASLASVPAFRVLGGATSLATRWPSGLPGGDWVIGIDPLSAVFLLAVLVVGAANAVYGAADMRAGANTSVSRQANTTYAVLVVVLALVVTAQSVMLFLCAWEMMAISSFLLIMTDHHQPQVRRAGFIYIVATHTGTLLLFVMFAVWSRGTADWSFASLAATRPTLMWGGGPLFLLALAGFGVKAGFVPLHFWLPSAHAASPSHVSAVMSGIVIKTGIYGLLRVVMLAGPPPAWWAWTVLLLGALSAVLGVLWALAQHDIKRLLAYHSVENIGIILIGMGLGALGTAYGHPILAILGYGAAVLHTVNHALFKALLFMSAGAVYRMTGTRNMEELGGIARRMPITFAAFLIGSIAIIGVPPLNGFVSEWLVYQGLFRAGYSPGALRIALLGAPVLALAGGLALACFAKAAGVVFLGRPRSDRPLAAREVGPAFLLPQLALAAICVAIGLLPALIVRPFLFIGATIGGQPQSQAAAAWAEVSPAAQSVAVFATGLLLVVVVIWAGRRFVLRRRSVRLDATWSCGYGATTSRMQYTASSFAAPLLSVFGPLTGVQEHRGATVFHSMPRDLILDRVVAPLWARVRRSALRLRPIQDGRLHFYLLYVVAAVLAFLTYLVVAP; encoded by the coding sequence GTGATTCTGTTCTTCGCCGGACTCGGAATGCTCGTGGCCGCCGTTGTCACCGCCCTTGTGGTCCGCGGCGATGCGATGCGCGATCGAGTATTCGCGACGTTCGTTGTCGCGGGGGCGAGCCTGGCTTCGGTTCCTGCCTTTCGCGTGCTCGGCGGCGCGACCAGCCTGGCCACGCGCTGGCCTTCGGGCCTTCCGGGGGGCGACTGGGTGATCGGCATCGACCCGCTTTCGGCCGTGTTTCTGCTCGCGGTATTGGTCGTCGGGGCCGCCAATGCCGTATACGGTGCTGCCGACATGCGCGCCGGTGCGAACACAAGCGTTTCACGACAGGCAAACACGACATACGCCGTGCTCGTCGTCGTTCTCGCGCTCGTAGTCACCGCGCAGAGTGTGATGTTGTTCCTCTGCGCGTGGGAGATGATGGCGATCAGTTCGTTCCTGCTCATCATGACGGACCATCACCAGCCGCAGGTGCGCCGTGCAGGGTTCATCTACATCGTCGCGACCCACACCGGCACGCTTTTGCTGTTCGTGATGTTCGCGGTCTGGTCGCGAGGAACGGCCGATTGGTCGTTCGCGTCGCTTGCTGCTACCCGACCGACGCTGATGTGGGGCGGGGGACCGCTCTTCCTTCTGGCGCTCGCGGGCTTTGGAGTGAAGGCCGGTTTTGTGCCACTGCATTTCTGGTTGCCTTCCGCCCACGCCGCCTCTCCCTCACACGTTTCGGCGGTCATGTCGGGTATCGTCATCAAGACGGGTATCTACGGCTTGCTTCGCGTCGTGATGCTTGCGGGTCCGCCGCCCGCGTGGTGGGCGTGGACCGTCCTCTTGCTGGGCGCTTTGTCTGCCGTGCTTGGAGTGCTGTGGGCGCTCGCGCAGCACGACATCAAGCGTCTTCTCGCGTATCACAGCGTCGAAAACATCGGCATCATCCTGATCGGCATGGGACTCGGCGCGCTGGGGACTGCATACGGGCACCCCATCCTGGCAATTCTTGGATATGGCGCTGCCGTCCTCCACACGGTGAACCACGCGCTCTTCAAGGCGCTCCTGTTCATGAGTGCAGGCGCCGTGTACCGAATGACGGGCACTCGCAACATGGAGGAGCTCGGAGGCATCGCACGTCGCATGCCCATTACCTTTGCGGCGTTCCTGATCGGCTCCATCGCAATAATCGGCGTGCCACCGCTGAACGGCTTCGTAAGCGAGTGGCTTGTCTACCAGGGGCTCTTTCGTGCCGGGTATTCGCCGGGCGCGCTGCGGATCGCGCTGCTCGGCGCTCCGGTACTGGCGCTCGCTGGTGGTCTGGCCTTGGCCTGCTTCGCAAAGGCCGCCGGCGTAGTGTTTCTCGGCCGCCCCAGGAGCGACCGGCCGCTTGCGGCACGCGAGGTCGGCCCGGCGTTTCTCCTCCCGCAGCTTGCGCTGGCTGCGATATGTGTCGCCATCGGGCTACTGCCAGCATTGATCGTCCGGCCGTTTCTCTTCATTGGGGCGACAATCGGCGGCCAGCCCCAAAGTCAAGCGGCCGCAGCCTGGGCTGAGGTATCGCCCGCCGCGCAAAGCGTCGCCGTCTTTGCTACGGGTCTTTTACTCGTCGTTGTGGTGATCTGGGCTGGAAGACGGTTCGTGCTGCGTCGCAGATCGGTGCGGCTGGATGCCACCTGGAGCTGCGGATACGGAGCGACGACGTCGCGAATGCAGTATACGGCATCGTCGTTCGCCGCGCCGCTGCTCTCTGTATTCGGACCTCTGACGGGCGTGCAGGAACATCGTGGTGCAACCGTGTTCCACAGCATGCCACGCGATCTCATTCTCGACCGCGTTGTCGCGCCATTGTGGGCGCGCGTGCGGAGATCAGCTCTTCGGCTGCGTCCGATTCAGGATGGACGGTTGCACTTTTATTTGCTTTACGTCGTCGCCGCCGTTCTGGCGTTTCTCACCTATCTGGTTGTTGCGCCGTGA
- a CDS encoding PTS sugar transporter subunit IIA, translated as MQLTVREAARHLGVNEATIRRWISQRALPAHHANEQIYMNAVELWEWAVENGVPVSRQLLDQARGSPDPVPLLSELLRAGGIFSDIGGNTKAEVLGEFVERLPLAPEQDRAFLLSVLEAREAMGSTGIGDGIAIPHVRNPIVLQVEQPFVTLGLLRHAIEFGSMDGRPVHALFMVVSPTVPAHLAILARLGFALRDDTLRGLLRDRAPADEILDRVALVESTRNTGSFKVVPLA; from the coding sequence ATGCAGCTGACAGTTCGTGAGGCCGCCCGCCATCTCGGTGTGAACGAAGCTACGATCAGGCGTTGGATCAGTCAGCGCGCGCTCCCCGCCCACCACGCGAATGAACAGATCTACATGAATGCCGTCGAGCTATGGGAGTGGGCGGTCGAAAATGGCGTCCCGGTTTCCCGGCAACTGCTCGATCAGGCTCGGGGCTCGCCGGACCCCGTCCCATTGCTGAGCGAGCTCCTGCGCGCTGGTGGAATCTTCAGCGACATTGGAGGAAACACAAAGGCCGAGGTGCTCGGCGAATTCGTCGAACGGTTGCCGCTGGCGCCGGAGCAGGATCGTGCATTCCTGTTGAGTGTGCTCGAGGCGCGTGAAGCCATGGGCTCCACTGGCATCGGCGACGGAATCGCGATTCCCCACGTGCGAAACCCGATCGTTCTGCAGGTCGAACAGCCGTTCGTTACACTCGGGTTGCTCCGCCACGCGATCGAATTCGGATCTATGGATGGCAGGCCCGTGCACGCGCTATTCATGGTCGTCAGCCCGACGGTGCCGGCGCACCTGGCGATTCTCGCACGACTCGGATTTGCGCTCCGGGACGATACTCTCCGCGGTCTGCTGCGAGATCGCGCACCGGCCGACGAGATCCTCGATCGTGTCGCGCTGGTCGAAAGCACCCGCAACACGGGATCCTTCAAAGTGGTGCCCCTGGCGTGA
- a CDS encoding NADH-quinone oxidoreductase subunit H — protein MNITTSAAFAFILVLLLAPAVAGVATRTKSALTGRQGAPALQLYFDLWKLVRRGAVFSETTTWIFRLAPVLVVATTLLAATVVPLDGRVSLIRFSGDWVAFAYVLGLGRFFLVLAALDTGSSFEGMGASREVTFASLVEVGLFLSFGTLGVVTHELSLSGMLGVPFARHWAANAPALVMISACLFALLLAECARVPVDDPATHLELTMVHEVMVLDHSGPDLALILYGSALKLAVLGAMVVSVLVPRANLSAAGSVAVLGGGLLAVGVGIGIVEATMARLRLPKVPLYLAGASSLALFSLILVLWNPA, from the coding sequence GTGAACATCACGACGTCCGCGGCGTTTGCCTTCATCCTGGTATTGCTTCTCGCTCCTGCTGTTGCTGGCGTGGCGACGCGGACGAAGTCGGCGCTTACCGGTCGCCAGGGAGCGCCGGCACTGCAACTGTACTTCGATCTCTGGAAGCTCGTTCGGCGCGGTGCGGTGTTCAGCGAAACGACGACGTGGATCTTCCGGTTGGCGCCCGTCCTGGTGGTGGCGACGACCCTTCTGGCGGCGACGGTCGTCCCGCTGGATGGCCGTGTGTCACTCATCCGATTCAGCGGCGATTGGGTGGCGTTTGCGTACGTGCTCGGCCTTGGCCGCTTTTTTCTTGTGCTGGCAGCGCTCGATACCGGGTCGAGCTTCGAGGGAATGGGCGCGAGCCGGGAGGTCACTTTCGCGAGCCTCGTTGAAGTCGGCCTGTTCCTGTCGTTCGGGACACTTGGCGTGGTGACGCACGAGCTGTCTCTGTCTGGAATGCTGGGCGTGCCTTTCGCGCGCCATTGGGCAGCAAACGCTCCGGCACTCGTAATGATCAGCGCCTGCCTGTTCGCGTTGCTGCTCGCGGAATGTGCCCGCGTGCCGGTGGACGATCCGGCCACACACCTCGAGCTGACCATGGTGCACGAAGTGATGGTTCTCGATCACAGCGGCCCGGACCTCGCGCTGATTCTGTATGGAAGCGCGCTGAAGCTCGCTGTTCTCGGCGCGATGGTTGTCAGCGTGCTCGTGCCTCGCGCGAATCTGTCAGCCGCGGGCTCGGTCGCCGTGCTCGGGGGCGGGCTGCTCGCAGTTGGAGTCGGTATCGGCATCGTCGAGGCGACGATGGCACGACTGCGGCTGCCGAAGGTACCGTTGTACCTCGCCGGCGCCTCATCGCTCGCGCTGTTCAGCCTCATCCTCGTGCTCTGGAACCCGGCGTGA